A part of Geotrypetes seraphini chromosome 9, aGeoSer1.1, whole genome shotgun sequence genomic DNA contains:
- the GPR85 gene encoding probable G-protein coupled receptor 85, whose product MANYSHAADNILQNLSPLTAFLKLTSLGFIIGVSVVGNLLISILLVKDKTLHRAPYYLLLDLCCSDILRSAICFPFVFTSVKNGSTWTYGTLTCKVIAFLGVLSCFHTAFMLFCISVTRYLAIAHHRFYTKRLTFWTCLAVVCMVWTLSVAMAFPPVLDVGTYSFIREEDQCTFQHRSFRANDSLGFMLLLALILLATQLVYLKLIFFVHDRRKMKPVQFVAAVSQNWTFHGPGASGQAAANWLAGFGRGPTPPTLLGIRQNANTTGRRRLLVLDEFKMEKRISRMFYIMTFLFLTLWGPYLVACYWRVFARGPVVPGGFLTAAVWMSFAQAGINPFICIFSNRELRRCFSTTLLYCRKSRLPREPYCVI is encoded by the coding sequence ATGGCGAACTACAGCCATGCAGCTGACAACATTTTACAAAATCTCTCCCCTCTAACAGCGTTTCTCAAACTGACTTCACTGGGTTTCATTATAGGAGTCAGTGTGGTGGGTAACCTTTTGATCTCCATCTTGCTTGTCAAAGATAAAACCTTGCACAGAGCTCCTTACTACTTACTGCTGGATCTTTGCTGCTCAGATATCCTCAGATCTGCGATTTGTTTCCCATTTGTATTCACATCTGTCAAGAATGGCTCCACCTGGACGTATGGGACTCTGACCTGCAAAGTGATTGCATTTCTGGGGGTTTTATCTTGTTTCCACACTGCTTTTATGCTGTTCTGCATAAGCGTCACCAGATACTTAGCCATAGCCCACCACCGGTTTTATACAAAAAGGCTGACATTTTGGACTTGCTTGGCAGTGGTTTGTATGGTGTGGACCCTTTCTGTTGCCATGGCTTTCCCCCCAGTATTAGATGTGGGAACCTATTCTTTCATCAGGGAGGAAGACCAGTGCACCTTTCAGCATCGTTCCTTCAGGGCAAATGATTCCTTGGGATTTATGCTACTTCTTGCTCTTATCCTCCTAGCCACACAGCTTGTCTACCTCAAGCTGATATTCTTTGTTCACGACCGCAGGAAAATGAAGCCAGTGCAGTTTGTTGCAGCAGTGAGCCAGAATTGGACTTTTCATGGGCCTGGAGCTAGTGGTCAAGCCGCTGCTAACTGGCTAGCTGGATTTGGAAGGGGCCCCACACCCCCCACCCTACTGGGTATCAGGCAAAATGCAAACACCACGGGCAGAAGGAGGCTATTAGTCTTAGATGAAttcaaaatggaaaaaagaatAAGTAGAATGTTCTATATTATGACTTTCCTCTTTCTGACCTTGTGGGGTCCTTATTTGGTAGCATGCTATTGGAGAGTTTTTGCAAGAGGGCCTGTGGTACCAGGAGGATTTCTAACAGCTGCTGTCTGGATGAGTTTTGCCCAAGCTGGAATCAATCCTTTTATCTGCATTTTCTCTAACAGGGAGCTGAGGCGCTGCTTCAGTACAACCCTTCTCTACTGCAGAAAATCCAGGTTGCCAAGGGAACCTTACTGTGTTATATGA